A single genomic interval of Stenotrophomonas sp. ZAC14D1_NAIMI4_1 harbors:
- the polA gene encoding DNA polymerase I has product MSRLVLIDGSSYLYRAFHALPPLSNAQGEPTGALFGVVNMLRSTLKERPAYVAFVVDAPGKTFRDDLYDQYKANRPPMPDELRSQVEPMCRIVEALGISILRIPGVEADDVIGTLALQGVAQDLKVTISTGDKDFAQLVRPGIELVNTMTGSRMDSDAAVMDKFGVRADQIIDLLALMGDTVDNVPGVEKCGPKTAAKWLAEYQHLDGVIAAAPTMKGKIGENLRAALERLPLNRELVTIRTDVELDASPATLALREQDVPVLTELYARYGFTQALKELGGPLPAPAAASEATPSLRGTAAGFARGSAEAPPAAGIDPALSAPGEYETVLTAEQLQAWVERVQQATLISFDTETDALDAMRARLVGISLAVEPGKAAYIPVGHDYPGAPAQLPLQQVLDALRPVLQDPAKQKLGQHGKYDLHVLRRHGVDVQGYHDDTMLESFVLNSTATRHDMDSLALRYLGYNTIKFEDVAGKGAKQIPFSQVGIDEASRYAAEDADITLRLHHALQPQLLAEPALDSVYRDIEMPLVPVLASIEANGVRIDTDELRRQSHDLSSRMLAAQQKATELAGRSFNLDSPKQLQAVLFDELKLPAVVKTPKGQPSTNEEALEAIADQHELPRVILEYRGLAKLRSTYTDKLPEMVNPDTGRVHTSYHQSGAATGRLSSSDPNLQNIPIRTEDGRRIRRAFVAPEGFQLLAADYSQIELRIMAHLSEDPGLVRAFEQGADVHRATAAEVFGRTLEEVTPNERRAAKAINFGLMYGMSAFGLARNLGIDRGQAQDYVALYFSRYPGVRDFMERMRQQARDQGYVETLFGRRLYLNDIHARNQGLRAGAERAAINAPMQGTAADIIKRAMVSVDQWLHDSGAPARMILQVHDELVFESEAGFTEELRKNVIERMSQAAQLRVPLVVDTGVGVNWDEAH; this is encoded by the coding sequence ATGAGCAGATTAGTCCTGATCGACGGGTCCAGTTACCTGTACCGCGCGTTCCACGCGCTGCCGCCCCTGTCCAATGCACAGGGCGAGCCCACCGGCGCGCTGTTCGGCGTGGTCAACATGCTGCGCTCGACGCTGAAGGAGCGCCCGGCCTACGTCGCCTTCGTGGTCGATGCCCCGGGCAAGACCTTCCGCGACGACCTGTACGACCAGTACAAGGCCAACCGCCCGCCCATGCCCGATGAACTGCGCAGCCAGGTCGAGCCGATGTGCCGCATCGTCGAAGCGCTGGGCATCAGCATCCTGCGCATCCCCGGCGTGGAAGCCGACGATGTGATCGGCACGCTGGCCCTGCAGGGCGTGGCGCAGGACCTGAAGGTGACCATTTCCACCGGTGACAAGGACTTTGCCCAGCTGGTGCGGCCGGGCATCGAACTGGTCAACACCATGACCGGCAGCCGCATGGATTCGGACGCGGCGGTGATGGACAAGTTCGGCGTGCGCGCCGACCAGATCATCGACCTGCTGGCGCTGATGGGCGACACCGTGGACAACGTGCCCGGCGTGGAGAAGTGCGGCCCGAAGACCGCCGCCAAGTGGCTGGCCGAGTACCAGCACCTGGACGGCGTCATCGCTGCCGCGCCGACCATGAAGGGCAAGATCGGCGAGAACCTGCGCGCCGCGCTGGAGCGCCTGCCGCTGAACCGCGAGCTGGTGACCATCCGCACCGACGTCGAGCTGGACGCTTCGCCGGCCACCCTGGCCCTGCGCGAGCAGGACGTTCCGGTGCTGACCGAGCTGTATGCCCGCTATGGCTTCACCCAGGCGCTGAAGGAGCTGGGCGGCCCGCTGCCGGCACCGGCCGCCGCCAGTGAAGCCACCCCGAGCCTGCGCGGCACCGCCGCCGGCTTCGCCCGGGGCAGCGCCGAAGCGCCGCCGGCCGCCGGGATCGACCCGGCGCTGTCCGCGCCCGGTGAGTACGAAACGGTACTGACGGCCGAACAGCTGCAGGCCTGGGTGGAGCGCGTGCAGCAGGCCACGCTGATCAGCTTCGACACCGAAACCGATGCGCTGGATGCCATGCGCGCGCGCCTGGTCGGCATCAGCCTGGCGGTCGAGCCGGGCAAGGCCGCCTACATTCCGGTCGGCCACGACTATCCGGGTGCGCCGGCCCAGCTGCCGTTGCAGCAGGTGCTGGATGCGCTGCGCCCGGTGCTGCAGGACCCGGCGAAGCAGAAGCTGGGCCAGCACGGCAAGTACGACCTGCACGTGCTGCGCCGCCACGGCGTGGACGTGCAGGGCTACCACGACGACACCATGCTCGAGAGCTTCGTGCTCAATTCCACGGCCACCCGCCACGACATGGATTCGCTGGCCCTGCGTTACCTGGGCTACAACACCATCAAGTTCGAGGACGTGGCCGGCAAGGGCGCCAAGCAGATCCCGTTCTCGCAGGTGGGCATCGACGAAGCCAGCCGCTATGCGGCCGAGGACGCCGACATCACCCTGCGCCTGCACCATGCGCTGCAGCCGCAGCTGCTGGCCGAACCGGCGCTGGACAGCGTGTACCGCGACATCGAGATGCCGCTGGTGCCGGTGCTGGCCAGCATCGAAGCCAACGGCGTGCGCATCGATACCGATGAGCTGCGCCGGCAGAGCCACGACCTGTCCTCGCGCATGCTGGCCGCGCAGCAGAAGGCCACCGAGCTGGCCGGGCGCAGCTTCAACCTGGATTCGCCCAAGCAGCTGCAGGCGGTGCTGTTCGACGAGCTGAAGCTGCCGGCGGTGGTGAAGACCCCGAAGGGCCAGCCCAGCACCAACGAGGAAGCGCTGGAGGCGATTGCCGACCAGCACGAGCTGCCGCGGGTGATCCTGGAATACCGCGGCCTGGCCAAGCTGCGCAGTACCTACACCGACAAGCTGCCGGAGATGGTCAACCCGGACACCGGCCGGGTGCACACCAGCTATCACCAGTCCGGCGCCGCCACCGGCCGCCTGTCCTCGTCGGACCCGAACCTGCAGAACATTCCGATCCGCACCGAGGATGGCCGCCGCATCCGCCGTGCCTTCGTCGCGCCGGAGGGCTTCCAGCTGCTGGCAGCCGACTATTCGCAGATCGAGCTGCGGATCATGGCCCACCTGTCCGAGGACCCGGGCCTGGTGCGTGCCTTCGAGCAGGGCGCCGACGTCCACCGTGCCACCGCCGCCGAGGTGTTCGGGCGCACGCTGGAAGAGGTGACACCCAACGAGCGCCGCGCCGCCAAGGCCATCAACTTCGGCCTGATGTACGGCATGAGCGCCTTTGGCCTGGCCCGCAACCTGGGCATCGACCGTGGCCAGGCGCAGGATTATGTGGCGCTGTACTTCAGCCGCTATCCGGGCGTGCGTGACTTCATGGAGCGGATGCGCCAGCAGGCGCGTGACCAGGGGTATGTGGAAACCCTGTTCGGCCGCCGCCTGTACCTGAATGACATTCATGCCCGCAACCAGGGCCTGCGTGCCGGCGCCGAACGCGCGGCGATCAACGCGCCGATGCAGGGCACCGCCGCGGACATCATCAAGCGGGCGATGGTGTCGGTGGACCAGTGGCTGCACGACAGTGGCGCCCCGGCGCGGATGATCCTGCAGGTGCACGATGAAC
- a CDS encoding DUF2782 domain-containing protein: protein MKTLMLASLLLLAGCASMGGAGAPPVDVKGADVSSRTMGNGDVIEEYRVSGQLRMVKVTPSRGAPFYMYDKNGDGRMDNDKDGVSPVYWKLYSW from the coding sequence ATGAAGACCCTGATGCTGGCTTCCCTGCTGCTGCTTGCTGGCTGCGCCAGCATGGGCGGTGCAGGCGCTCCCCCGGTGGACGTGAAGGGCGCCGATGTATCCAGCCGCACCATGGGCAACGGCGATGTCATCGAGGAGTACCGCGTGTCCGGCCAGCTGCGCATGGTCAAGGTCACCCCGTCGCGCGGCGCACCGTTCTACATGTACGACAAGAACGGCGATGGCCGCATGGACAACGACAAGGACGGCGTCTCGCCGGTGTACTGGAAGCTGTACAGCTGGTGA
- a CDS encoding AraC family transcriptional regulator, translating to MNLQQATPSVVASLAADLRRSSARQRVTCGGTADPRLLRIVDYIDAHLGDCELGEQMICDAFAMSRSTVYRLFQAHGGVARYIRECRAWLAHRHLAREPGCRLTWLLYEVGFASERQFQRAFLAQFGMSPADWRQACRQRARGSLLS from the coding sequence ATGAACCTGCAACAGGCCACCCCTTCGGTGGTTGCATCACTTGCCGCCGACCTGCGCCGCAGCAGCGCACGCCAGCGCGTCACCTGCGGCGGCACGGCCGACCCGCGCCTGCTGCGCATCGTCGATTACATCGATGCCCACCTGGGCGACTGCGAGCTGGGCGAGCAGATGATCTGCGACGCGTTCGCGATGTCCCGCTCCACGGTCTACCGGCTGTTCCAGGCCCACGGCGGGGTGGCGCGCTACATCCGTGAATGCCGGGCCTGGCTGGCGCACCGCCACCTGGCCCGGGAGCCGGGCTGCCGCCTGACCTGGCTGCTCTATGAAGTCGGCTTCGCGTCCGAGCGCCAGTTCCAGCGCGCGTTCCTGGCGCAGTTCGGCATGTCGCCGGCCGACTGGCGGCAGGCCTGCCGGCAGCGCGCACGGGGCTCGCTGCTGTCCTGA
- a CDS encoding universal stress protein: MYTRILIATDGSELSDKGLAKGLELAKDLNAEVDIVTVSEPWAVGMYDAMGWSVGYMNSPEYKADREEGAQKVLQPALAKAAEQGIRANPIHVLDRYAADGIIETAGERNSDLIVMTSHGRRGVTRVLLGSQTAEVLARSTLPVLVIR, translated from the coding sequence ATGTACACCCGCATCCTGATCGCCACCGACGGCTCCGAGCTGTCCGACAAGGGCCTGGCCAAGGGCCTGGAACTGGCGAAGGATCTCAACGCCGAGGTCGATATCGTGACGGTCTCCGAGCCGTGGGCGGTGGGCATGTACGACGCCATGGGCTGGAGCGTGGGCTACATGAACAGCCCCGAATACAAGGCCGACCGCGAGGAAGGTGCGCAGAAGGTGCTGCAGCCGGCGCTGGCCAAGGCCGCCGAGCAGGGCATCCGCGCCAACCCCATCCATGTGCTGGACCGCTACGCCGCCGACGGCATCATCGAGACGGCCGGCGAGCGCAACAGCGACCTGATCGTGATGACCTCGCATGGTCGCCGCGGGGTGACCCGCGTGCTGCTGGGCAGCCAGACGGCCGAAGTGCTGGCACGCAGCACCCTGCCGGTACTGGTCATCCGCTGA
- the rtcA gene encoding RNA 3'-terminal phosphate cyclase, which yields MDMIELDGGHGGGQLLRSALTLSLCTGIGFTLQNIRAIRRKPGLMRQHLTAVNAAARVGNACTHGATLGATSLRFEPGVVSAGEYHFATGSAGSATLVLQTVLPALWRAQGPSRLRLEGGTHNPLAPSADFIADSYLPSLARMGVQASMQLLQHGFHPAGGGVIELQVQPCGTLQVPCMEQRPALDSMQAQVVMSGLSSSIGLRELQVLADELGVDAHPRHVQSVRPALGPGNVAMVRVRHGDHVEVFDGHGERGVSAEQVGARLAGQVRTYLSGGAWVGEYLSDQLLLPMALAGGGSFTTHVISDHLASNARLIEKFLPVEFDWQPHAGGWRVTVEA from the coding sequence ATGGACATGATCGAACTTGATGGCGGGCACGGCGGCGGACAGCTGCTGCGCTCGGCCCTGACCCTGAGCCTGTGCACCGGCATCGGCTTCACCCTGCAGAACATCCGCGCGATCCGCCGCAAGCCCGGGCTGATGCGCCAGCACCTGACCGCGGTGAATGCCGCCGCGCGGGTCGGCAACGCCTGCACGCACGGTGCCACGCTGGGCGCGACCTCGCTGCGCTTCGAGCCGGGCGTGGTGAGCGCTGGCGAGTATCACTTCGCCACCGGCAGTGCCGGCTCGGCCACCCTGGTCCTTCAGACCGTGCTGCCGGCGCTGTGGCGCGCGCAGGGGCCGTCGCGGCTGCGCCTGGAAGGCGGCACCCACAATCCGCTGGCGCCCAGCGCAGATTTCATCGCCGACAGCTACCTGCCGTCACTGGCGCGGATGGGCGTGCAGGCCTCGATGCAGCTGCTGCAGCACGGCTTCCACCCGGCCGGCGGCGGCGTGATCGAGCTGCAGGTGCAGCCGTGCGGGACGTTGCAGGTGCCGTGCATGGAGCAGCGCCCGGCACTGGATTCGATGCAGGCGCAGGTGGTGATGTCCGGCCTGTCCAGCAGCATCGGCCTGCGCGAACTGCAGGTGCTGGCCGATGAGCTCGGCGTCGACGCGCACCCGCGCCACGTGCAGTCGGTGCGGCCGGCACTGGGCCCGGGCAACGTGGCGATGGTGCGCGTGCGCCACGGCGACCACGTGGAAGTGTTCGATGGCCACGGCGAGCGCGGTGTGTCGGCCGAGCAGGTGGGCGCACGCCTGGCTGGCCAGGTACGCACCTACCTCAGCGGTGGCGCATGGGTCGGCGAGTACCTGTCCGACCAGCTGCTGTTGCCGATGGCCCTGGCCGGGGGCGGCAGCTTCACCACCCACGTCATCAGCGACCACCTGGCCAGCAACGCGCGCCTGATCGAGAAATTCCTGCCGGTGGAATTCGACTGGCAGCCGCATGCAGGGGGCTGGCGGGTCACCGTCGAGGCCTGA
- a CDS encoding RtcB family protein, which yields MTTLNRDVIQQPGAAPIKLWTRGVPLEDQAREQLQNIARLPFIHKWIAVMPDVHLGKGATVGSVVPTVGAIIPAAVGVDIGCGMMAVRTTLDASDLPDNLSTVRSAIERAVPHGRSVTRGGRDKGSWDTPPELAIEGWKQLVDDFALICERHPRLKNTNNLKHLGTLGTGNHFVEVCLDQDQRVWFMLHSGSRGVGNAIGTYFIELAKQEMRRWMINLPDQDLAYLPEGSQHYGDYVFAVEWAQRFARMNREVMMRNVVAAVRTVISKPFEAQAEAVNCHHNYVNREVHFGKEVMLTRKGAVSARKGELGIIPGSMGAKSFIVRGLGNEDSFHSCSHGAGRVMSRTQARKLITVDEHAKATAHVECRKDAEVVDESPAAYKPIEAVMEAQRDLVEIVHTLRQVVCVKG from the coding sequence ATGACCACCTTGAACCGTGACGTGATCCAGCAGCCGGGCGCTGCACCCATCAAGCTGTGGACGCGCGGCGTGCCGCTGGAAGACCAGGCACGCGAGCAGCTGCAGAACATCGCCAGGCTGCCGTTCATCCATAAGTGGATCGCGGTGATGCCCGACGTGCACCTGGGCAAGGGGGCAACCGTGGGCTCGGTGGTGCCGACCGTCGGCGCCATCATTCCGGCTGCGGTGGGCGTGGACATCGGCTGCGGCATGATGGCCGTGCGCACCACGCTGGATGCCAGCGACCTGCCGGACAACCTGTCGACGGTGCGCAGCGCGATCGAGCGGGCCGTGCCGCATGGCCGCAGCGTGACCCGTGGCGGCCGTGACAAGGGCAGCTGGGACACGCCGCCGGAGCTGGCCATCGAAGGCTGGAAGCAGCTGGTCGATGACTTCGCGCTGATCTGCGAGCGCCACCCGCGCCTGAAGAACACCAACAACCTCAAGCACCTGGGCACCCTCGGCACCGGCAACCACTTCGTCGAAGTGTGCCTGGACCAGGACCAGCGCGTGTGGTTCATGCTGCACTCCGGTTCGCGTGGCGTGGGCAATGCCATCGGCACCTACTTCATCGAACTGGCCAAGCAGGAAATGCGCCGCTGGATGATCAACCTGCCCGACCAGGACCTGGCGTACCTGCCCGAGGGCAGCCAGCACTACGGTGACTATGTGTTCGCGGTGGAATGGGCGCAGCGCTTCGCACGCATGAACCGCGAGGTGATGATGCGCAACGTGGTGGCGGCCGTGCGTACGGTCATCAGCAAGCCGTTCGAGGCCCAGGCCGAGGCGGTGAACTGCCACCACAACTACGTCAACCGCGAAGTGCACTTCGGCAAGGAAGTGATGCTGACCCGCAAGGGCGCGGTGAGTGCGCGCAAGGGCGAGCTGGGCATCATCCCGGGCAGCATGGGTGCCAAGAGCTTCATCGTGCGCGGGCTGGGCAACGAGGACAGCTTCCACAGCTGCAGCCACGGTGCCGGGCGCGTGATGAGCCGCACCCAGGCGCGCAAGCTGATCACCGTGGATGAGCACGCCAAGGCCACCGCGCACGTGGAATGCCGCAAGGATGCGGAGGTGGTGGATGAATCGCCGGCGGCCTACAAGCCGATCGAGGCGGTGATGGAGGCCCAGCGCGATCTGGTCGAGATCGTGCACACGCTGCGCCAGGTGGTGTGCGTGAAGGGATGA
- a CDS encoding VWA domain-containing protein, translating to MANLTLFSTPRAPALPPATTVNEAGGLAYRRDPRAALALYAATGCLNNTFYSAADTQLQQVLALTAQVEPRFIARTAVYARQVAHMKDMPALLLAVLSLRDPEAFVRVFPRVVDNGRQLRTFVQIMRSGQVGRRSLGSLPKRLVREWIQQASAETLVRAAIGQQPSLADLIRMVHPKPADAERKALYAWIVGRPYEEAQLPALVQAYEAFKRDPRGLPPDLPFQYFSTLPLDAAQWSALARSASWQSMRMNLNTFARNGVFDDPAMVSVIAARLRDPAQVRRARVMPYQLLMAYQASARLPQQIPEALQDAMETATAQVPVLPGRVVVAVDVSGSMQWPVTGYRKGASSAVRCVDVAALIAACVLRGQPLATVLPFDTEVRPVRLNPRDSVMTLAAQLAINGGGTSVSAPLEHLNHRREQVDLVVLVSDNESWRDTRRGGATATMQAWDALKQRCPQARLVCIDLQPVASSQTVQREDVLHIGGFSDAVFDLLAQFAQAPGDGSGWVERIEDMPL from the coding sequence ATGGCCAACCTGACGCTCTTCTCCACCCCGCGTGCCCCGGCACTGCCGCCGGCCACCACCGTCAATGAAGCCGGTGGCCTGGCCTACCGCCGTGACCCGCGCGCTGCCCTGGCCCTGTATGCGGCCACCGGCTGCCTCAACAACACGTTCTACAGCGCTGCCGACACACAGCTGCAGCAGGTGCTGGCGCTGACCGCGCAGGTCGAGCCGCGCTTCATTGCCCGCACGGCGGTCTATGCCCGCCAGGTGGCGCACATGAAGGACATGCCGGCGCTGCTGCTGGCCGTGCTCAGCCTGCGAGACCCGGAGGCTTTCGTCCGGGTGTTCCCGCGGGTGGTCGACAACGGCCGCCAGCTGCGCACCTTCGTGCAGATCATGCGCAGCGGCCAGGTCGGCCGCCGGTCGCTGGGGTCGCTGCCGAAGCGCCTGGTACGCGAGTGGATCCAGCAGGCATCGGCGGAAACCCTGGTGCGTGCGGCCATCGGCCAGCAGCCGTCGCTGGCCGACCTGATCCGCATGGTGCACCCGAAGCCGGCCGATGCCGAGCGCAAGGCGCTGTATGCGTGGATTGTCGGTCGCCCGTACGAAGAGGCGCAGCTGCCGGCGCTGGTGCAGGCCTACGAGGCGTTCAAGCGTGACCCGCGTGGACTGCCGCCGGACCTGCCGTTCCAGTACTTCAGCACGCTGCCGCTGGATGCGGCGCAGTGGTCGGCGCTGGCGCGCAGTGCGTCGTGGCAGTCGATGCGGATGAACCTCAACACGTTCGCCCGCAACGGCGTGTTCGATGACCCGGCGATGGTGTCGGTGATCGCAGCGCGGCTGCGTGATCCGGCCCAGGTGCGCCGCGCCCGGGTGATGCCGTACCAGCTGCTGATGGCCTACCAGGCCAGCGCCCGCCTGCCGCAGCAGATTCCGGAAGCGTTGCAGGACGCGATGGAAACGGCCACGGCGCAGGTGCCGGTGCTGCCAGGCCGGGTGGTGGTGGCGGTGGACGTGTCCGGTTCCATGCAGTGGCCGGTGACCGGCTACCGCAAGGGCGCCAGCTCGGCGGTGCGCTGCGTGGACGTGGCGGCGCTGATCGCGGCCTGCGTGCTGCGCGGCCAGCCGCTGGCCACGGTGCTGCCGTTCGACACCGAGGTGCGCCCGGTGCGGTTGAACCCGCGCGACAGCGTGATGACGTTGGCGGCGCAGCTGGCGATCAATGGCGGTGGTACCTCGGTCAGTGCGCCGCTGGAACACCTCAACCATCGTCGCGAGCAGGTCGACCTGGTGGTGCTGGTGTCGGACAACGAAAGCTGGCGTGACACCCGCAGGGGCGGCGCGACGGCCACGATGCAGGCCTGGGATGCGCTGAAGCAGCGTTGCCCGCAGGCACGGCTGGTGTGCATCGACCTGCAGCCGGTAGCCAGCAGCCAGACCGTGCAGCGCGAGGACGTGCTGCATATCGGCGGCTTCAGCGATGCGGTGTTCGACCTGCTGGCGCAGTTCGCGCAGGCGCCGGGCGATGGCAGCGGCTGGGTCGAGCGCATCGAGGACATGCCGCTGTAA
- the rtcR gene encoding RNA repair transcriptional activator RtcR produces the protein MSRRQVVFGMLGTQLDAGEGPGRWQKWRPTVSLGMHEDFLPDRIELLLDERRYAKLARVVCEDLQQMAPGLEVRRHDTYLADPWEFEGVYSTLHDFLASYPFQPEEEDYYVHITTGTHVAQICWFLLTESRHFPGRLLQTSPPRKQDGAAGSYAVIDLDLSRYDHIAQRFAQQQLQDRDLLKSGIATRNAAFNAMIAQIETVATRSRAPMLLMGPTGAGKSQLAKRVFELKKLKHQLPGRFVEVNCATLRGDGAMSTLFGHTKGAYTGASSDRAGLLRSAHQGLLFLDEIGELGLDEQAMLLRALEEKRFLPVGSDREVESEFQLIAGTNRDLQHSVLEGSFREDLLARLNLWTYHLPGLAQRREDIEPNIEFELQRWSQQQHAQVRFNVEARTRYLAFATSAEAAWRGNFRDLGASIMRLATLANAGRIQIEGVDDEIARLRQQWRGGQAPSALEALLGPAVDELDRFDRVQLEEVVRVCAHSKSLSAAGRELFAVSRTQRASTNDADRLRKYLAKFGLDWEQVRRPAGP, from the coding sequence ATGTCACGTCGACAGGTAGTCTTCGGCATGCTCGGCACCCAGCTCGACGCGGGCGAGGGTCCGGGTCGTTGGCAGAAATGGCGTCCCACGGTGTCGCTGGGCATGCATGAGGACTTCCTGCCCGACCGCATCGAGCTGCTGCTGGACGAGCGCCGCTACGCCAAGCTTGCCCGCGTGGTCTGCGAGGACCTGCAGCAGATGGCGCCCGGGCTGGAGGTGCGGCGTCACGACACCTACCTGGCAGATCCCTGGGAGTTCGAAGGGGTCTACTCGACCCTGCACGACTTCCTGGCCAGCTATCCGTTCCAGCCGGAGGAGGAGGACTACTACGTCCACATCACCACCGGCACGCACGTGGCGCAGATCTGCTGGTTCCTGCTCACCGAGAGCCGGCATTTCCCCGGCCGCCTGCTGCAGACCTCGCCGCCGCGCAAGCAGGACGGCGCGGCCGGCAGCTACGCGGTCATCGACCTGGACCTGTCGCGCTACGACCACATCGCGCAGCGATTCGCCCAGCAGCAACTGCAGGACCGCGACCTGCTGAAGAGTGGCATCGCCACGCGCAATGCGGCGTTCAACGCGATGATCGCGCAGATTGAAACCGTGGCCACGCGCTCGCGCGCGCCGATGCTGCTGATGGGCCCCACCGGCGCAGGCAAGAGCCAGCTGGCCAAGCGCGTGTTCGAGCTGAAGAAGCTCAAGCACCAGCTGCCCGGCCGTTTTGTCGAGGTGAACTGCGCCACCCTGCGCGGCGACGGCGCAATGAGCACGCTGTTCGGACATACCAAGGGCGCGTACACCGGCGCCTCGTCCGACCGCGCCGGGCTGCTGCGCTCTGCCCACCAGGGCCTGCTGTTCCTGGATGAGATCGGCGAGCTGGGCCTGGACGAACAGGCCATGCTGCTGCGTGCGCTGGAGGAGAAGCGCTTCCTGCCCGTGGGCAGCGACCGCGAGGTGGAAAGCGAGTTCCAGCTGATTGCGGGCACCAACCGCGATCTGCAGCACTCGGTGCTGGAGGGCAGCTTCCGCGAAGACCTGCTGGCGCGCCTGAACCTGTGGACCTACCACCTGCCCGGCCTGGCCCAGCGCCGGGAGGACATCGAGCCCAACATCGAGTTCGAGCTGCAGCGCTGGTCGCAGCAGCAGCATGCGCAGGTGCGCTTCAACGTGGAGGCACGCACGCGCTACCTGGCGTTCGCCACCAGTGCCGAGGCGGCCTGGCGCGGCAATTTCCGCGATCTGGGGGCATCGATCATGCGACTGGCGACGTTGGCCAACGCCGGGCGCATCCAGATCGAAGGCGTCGATGATGAGATCGCGCGCCTGCGCCAGCAATGGCGCGGCGGCCAGGCGCCGTCAGCGCTGGAGGCGCTGCTGGGCCCGGCCGTGGATGAGCTGGACCGCTTCGACCGCGTGCAGCTGGAAGAGGTGGTGCGGGTCTGCGCGCACTCAAAGTCGCTGTCAGCGGCCGGCCGCGAGCTGTTTGCGGTGTCGCGCACCCAGCGCGCCAGCACCAACGACGCCGACCGCCTGCGCAAGTACCTGGCGAAATTCGGCCTGGACTGGGAGCAGGTGCGGCGCCCGGCGGGGCCGTAG